In Lachnospiraceae bacterium, one DNA window encodes the following:
- a CDS encoding citrate transporter: protein MPEAYIALTPVHWFYLVGVLVILFTMILRKDTPLVCIAFLFGIGLVGKCSLAGGIQTIFSSIIYAISEFREVITTIALITAFSKCIQELGSDALLMRPVSKVMRTPAVSWWILGGIMFVFSLFLWPSPAVALVGAIVLPIAVQSGLTPLAAAMAMNLFGHGFALSYDAVIQGAPAVSAGAADISTADILSKGRLLFWIMGITCVCSAFLLNRVTITGKRKTEKNNEKNNEGNLNLKWNQDQQLETAGESEKAKEVEKGAKSGKKTYSRTAMILAILTPVAFLMDILFMILFKLKGGDATSLVAGTAVLLMCAGTVMEFKVGSLEKVTEYVTDGFLFAIRIFAPVIVIGAFFFLGGNGIIHILGDSYERGILNDWALWLAHHAPLNRYMTALLQLVIGGLTGLDGSGFSGLPLTGALARTFGTATGASIPVLACLGQISAIFIGGGTVVPWGLIPVAAICNVDPVELARKNMLPVFIGLTCTFLAACLVL, encoded by the coding sequence ATGCCTGAAGCCTATATTGCATTAACACCGGTCCACTGGTTTTACCTGGTGGGGGTGTTGGTGATCTTATTTACCATGATATTGCGAAAAGATACTCCACTGGTCTGCATTGCCTTCCTTTTTGGAATCGGCCTTGTTGGAAAATGCAGTCTGGCCGGGGGAATACAGACCATCTTCAGTTCCATTATTTATGCCATCAGTGAATTTAGGGAGGTGATCACTACCATTGCCCTGATAACGGCATTTTCAAAATGTATACAGGAGCTGGGAAGTGATGCCCTTCTTATGCGGCCGGTGTCAAAAGTCATGAGGACTCCGGCTGTTTCCTGGTGGATCTTAGGCGGCATTATGTTTGTATTTTCTCTGTTTTTGTGGCCGTCACCGGCAGTTGCACTGGTAGGAGCCATTGTCCTTCCCATTGCTGTGCAGTCGGGATTAACACCGCTTGCAGCAGCCATGGCAATGAACCTGTTTGGTCATGGTTTTGCCCTTAGCTATGATGCAGTGATCCAGGGAGCACCGGCCGTTTCCGCAGGGGCGGCAGATATTTCTACAGCTGACATTTTAAGCAAAGGACGGCTGTTATTCTGGATCATGGGCATTACCTGTGTGTGCAGCGCATTTTTACTCAACCGTGTAACCATAACCGGAAAGAGAAAAACTGAGAAAAATAATGAGAAAAATAATGAAGGAAATCTGAACCTGAAATGGAATCAGGATCAGCAGCTGGAAACGGCTGGAGAATCAGAAAAAGCAAAAGAGGTGGAAAAAGGCGCAAAGTCAGGAAAGAAGACGTATTCCAGGACAGCCATGATCCTGGCAATCCTTACGCCCGTTGCCTTTCTTATGGATATACTGTTTATGATTTTGTTTAAACTCAAGGGTGGGGATGCCACCAGCCTGGTGGCAGGAACTGCAGTCCTCTTAATGTGTGCAGGCACTGTGATGGAGTTTAAAGTGGGTTCCCTTGAAAAAGTGACAGAATATGTAACAGACGGATTTTTATTTGCCATTCGTATTTTTGCTCCTGTTATTGTGATCGGTGCCTTTTTCTTTTTGGGAGGTAATGGCATTATCCATATTTTAGGAGATTCTTATGAACGGGGGATTTTAAATGACTGGGCTTTATGGCTGGCTCATCATGCACCTTTAAACCGGTATATGACAGCGTTATTGCAGTTGGTCATCGGCGGTCTTACAGGACTGGATGGTTCCGGCTTTTCAGGGCTTCCACTTACCGGTGCGCTGGCGCGGACCTTTGGTACAGCTACAGGTGCTTCCATTCCCGTTCTTGCATGTCTGGGGCAGATCAGCGCTATTTTTATCGGCGGCGGAACGGTAGTGCCCTGGGGGCTGATCCCGGTGGCGGCCATTTGTAACGTGGATCCGGTGGAGCTGGCGAGGAAAAATATGCTTCCTGTGTTTATTGGCCTTACATGCACCTTCCTGGCAGCATGCCTGGTGTTGTGA
- a CDS encoding LysR family transcriptional regulator: MNQQQLIFIRQIARTGSIRVAAACVDRNPSTLTRGFKNVENELGC; the protein is encoded by the coding sequence ATGAACCAACAGCAGCTTATTTTTATCAGACAGATCGCCAGAACAGGTTCCATCCGGGTGGCAGCGGCCTGTGTGGACAGAAATCCGTCTACACTTACAAGAGGATTTAAAAATGTGGAAAATGAACTGGGCTGTTAG
- a CDS encoding O-acetylhomoserine aminocarboxypropyltransferase/cysteine synthase, with the protein MGKKSYDERNFKFETLQLHVGQEQPDPVTDARAVPIYQTSSYVFRNCDHAAARFGLTDAGNIYGRLTNPTEDVFEKRIAALEGGVAALAVASGAAAIAYTFQNLAHAGDHIVAAENIYGGTYNLFAHTLPEYGIKTTFVVPFNYEQVEAAIQENTKAIHVETLGNPNSDVVDIERLAQIAHAHKIPLVVDNTFATPYLVRPIEYGADIVVHSATKFIGGHGTTIGGVIVDSGKFDWEASGKFPSLVEPNPSYHGVSFVKAVGPAAFVTKIRAILLRDTGATLSPFHAFFFLQGLETLSLRVERHVENALKVVQYLNNHPQVEKVHHPSVSNDPEQQKLYKKYFPNGGGSIFTFEIKGDAQKAKDFIDNLELFSLLANVADVKSLVIHPASTTHAQLTEEELKEQGIYPNTIRLSIGTENIDDIIEDLDEAFKAVAK; encoded by the coding sequence ATGGGAAAGAAATCTTATGATGAAAGAAACTTTAAATTCGAAACATTACAGCTTCACGTAGGACAGGAACAGCCAGATCCGGTAACTGACGCAAGAGCTGTACCGATCTATCAGACTTCTTCCTATGTATTCCGCAACTGCGATCATGCAGCAGCAAGATTTGGACTGACCGATGCCGGAAATATTTACGGACGTCTGACCAACCCAACAGAAGATGTATTTGAAAAGAGAATTGCAGCTTTAGAGGGTGGCGTTGCAGCTTTAGCAGTAGCTTCCGGTGCAGCAGCTATTGCATATACCTTCCAGAACCTGGCACATGCAGGTGATCACATTGTAGCAGCTGAGAACATTTACGGTGGTACATATAACCTGTTTGCCCACACTCTTCCAGAGTATGGTATCAAGACCACTTTCGTTGTTCCATTTAATTATGAGCAGGTTGAGGCAGCGATTCAGGAAAACACAAAGGCTATCCATGTAGAAACTCTGGGAAATCCTAACTCTGATGTAGTTGATATTGAAAGACTGGCACAGATCGCACATGCACATAAGATCCCGTTAGTAGTTGACAATACCTTCGCAACTCCATATCTGGTACGCCCGATCGAATACGGCGCAGATATCGTTGTACATTCAGCTACCAAGTTCATTGGCGGACATGGAACCACCATTGGCGGTGTGATCGTAGACAGCGGTAAGTTTGACTGGGAAGCAAGCGGCAAGTTCCCATCCTTAGTTGAGCCAAACCCAAGCTACCATGGAGTAAGCTTTGTAAAGGCAGTAGGACCGGCAGCATTTGTTACAAAGATCCGCGCTATCTTACTTCGTGATACCGGTGCAACTTTATCTCCATTCCATGCATTCTTCTTCCTGCAGGGACTGGAAACACTGTCTCTTCGTGTAGAGCGTCATGTAGAGAATGCGCTGAAGGTAGTTCAGTACTTAAATAATCATCCACAGGTAGAAAAAGTTCATCATCCATCTGTATCCAATGATCCGGAGCAGCAGAAACTGTACAAGAAATATTTCCCAAATGGCGGCGGCTCTATCTTCACCTTTGAGATTAAGGGCGATGCACAGAAGGCAAAGGACTTCATTGACAATCTGGAGCTGTTCTCCTTACTTGCAAATGTAGCAGATGTTAAGTCTCTGGTCATCCATCCGGCTTCTACTACTCATGCACAGCTGACAGAGGAAGAACTGAAAGAACAGGGAATTTACCCGAACACCATCCGTCTTTCCATCGGTACTGAGAATATTGATGATATCATCGAAGATCTGGATGAGGCATTTAAGGCAGTAGCAAAATAA
- a CDS encoding LysR family transcriptional regulator, protein MTLMQMKYAIAVADTKSMNEAARSLFITQPSLSASVKELENEIGIELFKRTNRGITVTPEGEEFLGYARQVVEQYRLIESKYIEKENVRKKFSVSMQHYSFAVQAFVEMVRQFGMDKYEFAVHETKTYEVIEDVKNFKSEIGILYLNNFNSKVLTKLFTEFGLEFHRLLDCGIYAYMWKGNPLASRASVTMDDLQPYPCLAFEQGNNNSFYFAEEVLSTYEYKQLIRANDRATMLNLMKGLNGYTLCSGIICEELNGGDYCAVPLQSDEVMTIGYLCRKGVAISPLGQKYLDEIRKYKNEDASYR, encoded by the coding sequence ATGACCTTAATGCAGATGAAGTATGCCATTGCAGTGGCAGATACCAAGTCTATGAACGAAGCAGCCCGAAGTCTGTTTATCACACAGCCAAGTCTTTCTGCATCTGTTAAAGAGCTGGAAAATGAGATCGGCATAGAGCTTTTTAAACGTACAAACCGGGGGATTACCGTGACACCGGAAGGGGAGGAATTTTTAGGCTATGCCAGGCAGGTGGTGGAGCAGTACCGTCTGATCGAGTCAAAGTACATTGAAAAAGAAAATGTGCGCAAGAAATTCAGTGTGTCTATGCAGCATTATTCCTTTGCTGTCCAGGCCTTTGTGGAAATGGTGCGTCAGTTTGGAATGGACAAGTATGAGTTTGCAGTTCATGAGACCAAAACATATGAAGTGATCGAGGATGTAAAGAATTTTAAAAGTGAGATCGGTATTTTATATCTTAATAATTTTAACAGCAAGGTGCTGACAAAGCTGTTTACAGAGTTTGGGCTGGAATTTCACAGGCTCTTAGACTGTGGGATCTATGCTTATATGTGGAAGGGAAATCCACTGGCATCCAGAGCTTCGGTTACTATGGATGATCTGCAGCCGTATCCATGTCTGGCTTTTGAACAGGGGAATAATAATTCCTTTTATTTTGCGGAAGAAGTGCTTTCTACCTATGAATATAAGCAGCTGATCCGTGCAAATGACCGTGCTACCATGTTAAACCTGATGAAAGGTTTAAATGGCTATACTCTTTGTTCAGGCATTATATGTGAGGAGTTAAACGGCGGTGATTACTGTGCTGTGCCATTACAATCCGATGAGGTGATGACCATTGGGTATTTATGCCGCAAAGGTGTGGCCATCAGCCCATTGGGGCAGAAATATCTGGATGAGATACGTAAATATAAAAATGAAGACGCCAGCTATAGGTAA
- a CDS encoding amino acid carrier protein, giving the protein MAHGIIWGPWTVGIFLIVGLVLSVRCHFFQILGFKYWWKSTWGSLWKHGRGHDEKAVNNAGHLGITQFQSVCTALAATVGTGNIAGVAAAIVSGGPGAVFWMWISALVGMATAYGETYLGCRYRFKDNRGKWVCGPFIYMEKGLGIPFMAVGYSFFCFLCALGMGSMVQANSAAETLEFTWGIPSALGSGILALLTGAVVLGGIKRIGKAAECLLPLASGIYILFSLLVLLLCADRIPDVFLRIFQSAFGIRQISGGIAGFGISKSLRYGISRGVFSNEAGLGTLAVLHGPAEHTTPWEQGMWAMFEVFFDTVVLCTLTALVILCTSQGDIETFSLTGAALAAACFSARSGIVGKWFISVSMVVFAFATVIAWYYLGQQAVVYLKEKTGILHLHILYPILFLLAVFAGGCIRLEAIWMLSDLWNGLMAFFNLTALLFLSGEVCIPDHSDLFNTTKKTPHVK; this is encoded by the coding sequence ATGGCCCACGGGATCATATGGGGGCCGTGGACTGTGGGGATATTTCTTATTGTGGGACTGGTGTTGTCTGTACGCTGTCATTTTTTTCAGATATTGGGATTTAAATATTGGTGGAAGTCAACCTGGGGAAGCTTATGGAAACACGGCCGGGGGCATGATGAAAAGGCAGTTAATAATGCAGGGCATCTTGGAATCACGCAATTCCAGTCAGTCTGTACTGCCCTGGCGGCAACGGTAGGGACCGGCAATATTGCAGGTGTAGCTGCTGCCATTGTATCTGGCGGCCCGGGGGCAGTGTTCTGGATGTGGATCTCTGCGCTGGTGGGTATGGCAACTGCTTATGGTGAGACCTATCTGGGATGCCGGTACCGCTTTAAAGATAATAGGGGTAAATGGGTCTGTGGTCCTTTTATTTATATGGAAAAAGGACTGGGGATCCCATTCATGGCAGTGGGATACAGTTTTTTCTGCTTTTTATGTGCCCTTGGGATGGGGAGCATGGTACAGGCGAATTCTGCTGCAGAAACACTGGAATTTACCTGGGGGATACCATCGGCTTTAGGAAGCGGTATTCTGGCTCTGCTTACAGGAGCAGTGGTCTTAGGCGGGATAAAACGCATAGGAAAAGCAGCGGAGTGCCTTCTGCCGCTGGCATCGGGGATCTATATTTTATTTTCCCTGCTGGTACTTTTATTATGCGCAGACCGCATACCAGATGTGTTTTTAAGGATTTTCCAGTCTGCTTTTGGGATCCGGCAGATTTCCGGCGGGATCGCAGGTTTTGGCATCAGCAAAAGTCTGCGCTATGGTATATCCAGAGGTGTGTTTTCCAATGAGGCGGGGCTTGGCACTTTAGCAGTCCTTCATGGTCCGGCAGAACACACAACACCCTGGGAGCAGGGAATGTGGGCCATGTTTGAGGTGTTTTTTGATACAGTGGTATTGTGTACGCTTACGGCACTGGTTATTTTGTGTACGTCACAAGGCGATATAGAGACGTTTTCTCTTACAGGAGCGGCTTTGGCTGCTGCCTGCTTTTCTGCCAGATCAGGGATAGTGGGTAAATGGTTTATCAGTGTTTCCATGGTAGTATTTGCCTTTGCAACAGTGATCGCATGGTATTATCTTGGACAGCAGGCTGTAGTGTATTTAAAAGAAAAAACAGGGATTTTACATTTACATATACTTTATCCCATTTTGTTTTTACTGGCAGTATTTGCCGGTGGCTGTATCCGGCTGGAGGCAATATGGATGTTATCGGATCTCTGGAACGGCTTGATGGCATTTTTTAACCTGACGGCTTTATTATTTTTATCCGGAGAGGTTTGTATTCCAGATCATTCAGACCTTTTTAACACCACAAAAAAAACACCTCACGTCAAGTGA
- a CDS encoding zinc dependent phospholipase C family protein, whose product MPGFTTHYILGMKAYNDMPQNNLKFIIAKYRWLYQLGLQGPDMFFYNLPILRHRDHRNIGSYMHEHHVNDFFRCAFTRLSKIESRQQREEGLAFLCGFISHYIGDSICHPYVYGRIHYDAEHPTAACHGLHAKLENDIDALLLMKYKKKKPSQFNQAATICLNGMETQFISRFLSSCLNDAFYPLSSKNHYQVSPGMIHRSILALRFGCRTLSDPYSRKKNRIEYVESLFLRNPLASSKMVTDVVEDPVWSLNLRHETWCNPWDKSIASKASFPNLFRQCLMKHAAIYYMINTLIEGKNIRPASFDRILDELGNYSYHSGLPCNDEEH is encoded by the coding sequence ATGCCCGGCTTCACCACCCACTATATTTTAGGCATGAAGGCATACAACGACATGCCTCAAAACAACCTTAAATTTATCATTGCCAAATACCGCTGGCTTTACCAGCTTGGTCTTCAGGGACCGGATATGTTTTTCTATAACCTGCCTATCCTGCGCCACCGGGATCATCGCAATATCGGCTCCTATATGCATGAACACCATGTAAACGACTTTTTCCGCTGTGCCTTCACCCGCCTTTCAAAGATCGAATCCAGACAGCAGCGTGAGGAAGGCCTTGCTTTTTTGTGCGGTTTTATCAGCCATTATATTGGTGATTCTATCTGCCACCCTTATGTTTATGGCCGCATCCACTATGACGCAGAGCATCCCACTGCTGCCTGTCACGGCTTACACGCCAAACTGGAAAATGACATTGATGCCCTGTTATTGATGAAATATAAAAAGAAAAAGCCGTCCCAGTTCAACCAGGCGGCTACGATCTGTTTAAATGGCATGGAGACACAGTTTATCTCCCGTTTCCTCTCCTCCTGCTTAAATGATGCTTTCTATCCTTTAAGCAGCAAAAATCATTATCAGGTATCTCCGGGCATGATCCACCGTTCTATCCTTGCGCTACGGTTCGGCTGCCGCACGCTTTCTGACCCATACAGCAGAAAAAAGAACCGGATCGAATACGTAGAATCCCTGTTTTTACGAAATCCTTTAGCTTCCAGCAAAATGGTAACGGATGTGGTCGAAGATCCGGTCTGGAGCCTGAACCTGCGCCATGAGACCTGGTGCAATCCCTGGGATAAGAGCATCGCTTCCAAAGCCTCTTTCCCAAACCTGTTCCGCCAGTGTCTGATGAAACATGCCGCCATCTATTACATGATCAACACTTTGATAGAAGGAAAAAATATTCGCCCAGCATCCTTTGACCGGATACTGGACGAACTTGGAAATTATTCTTATCACAGCGGTCTTCCCTGTAACGATGAAGAACACTGA
- a CDS encoding MBL fold metallo-hydrolase — protein MRRIDRYWKRCAAGVMAALTLMLGQGTMQSFAMNAKVVTSPNKIIVQDETQNTDDQNNNGTQNVVSKAEVAGFGEVSTPVTDSSSYFGKGRLTLLANHDTEAQQLAVIIETGEGGLIVVDGGWTDNTDYVLNQIKAKGGHVQAWLITHPDSDHAGALADILYKHAGEITIDGIYYSFLEDSWYAEKDANVASMVAYIKGAFAKVSPSILHGDIVAGQVINAGPAKIQVLNQAYKENNDFVNNSSVAYMVSLNGTNVVFLGDLGNTGGEHLMQDVNLAALKCKMVQMSHHGQNGVGYEVYKALRPSVCLWPTPQWLWDNDNGGGAGSGSWKTQETRNWMTRLGVKEYYVTKDGDQVIE, from the coding sequence ATGAGACGCATTGACAGATATTGGAAGCGCTGCGCTGCAGGCGTGATGGCAGCATTAACATTGATGCTGGGACAAGGTACGATGCAGTCCTTTGCCATGAACGCCAAGGTAGTCACTTCCCCAAATAAGATCATTGTCCAGGATGAAACACAGAATACAGACGATCAGAATAACAATGGAACACAGAATGTAGTTTCCAAGGCAGAAGTAGCAGGTTTTGGAGAAGTATCTACCCCGGTTACGGATTCTTCTTCCTACTTTGGAAAAGGAAGACTGACTCTTCTGGCAAATCATGATACAGAAGCCCAGCAGCTGGCAGTTATTATTGAAACTGGAGAAGGCGGCCTGATCGTAGTAGACGGTGGCTGGACTGACAACACGGATTATGTGTTAAACCAGATCAAGGCAAAAGGCGGACATGTACAGGCATGGCTGATCACACATCCGGACTCTGACCATGCAGGTGCCCTGGCGGATATCCTGTATAAGCATGCAGGTGAGATCACCATTGACGGCATCTACTATTCTTTCCTGGAAGACAGCTGGTATGCGGAAAAAGATGCAAATGTTGCTTCTATGGTAGCTTATATAAAAGGCGCATTTGCAAAGGTTTCCCCATCCATCCTTCACGGTGATATTGTGGCAGGACAGGTGATCAATGCAGGACCTGCAAAGATCCAGGTTTTAAACCAGGCATACAAGGAGAACAATGACTTTGTAAATAACAGCAGTGTTGCTTATATGGTTTCTTTAAATGGTACAAATGTTGTATTTTTGGGAGATTTAGGAAACACCGGTGGTGAGCATCTGATGCAGGATGTAAACCTGGCTGCTTTAAAGTGCAAGATGGTGCAGATGTCTCATCACGGACAGAATGGCGTAGGTTATGAGGTTTATAAGGCTTTAAGACCATCTGTATGCCTATGGCCGACACCGCAGTGGCTGTGGGACAATGACAACGGCGGCGGCGCAGGAAGCGGTTCCTGGAAAACCCAGGAGACCAGAAACTGGATGACCCGTCTGGGTGTGAAAGAGTATTACGTTACCAAGGACGGCGACCAGGTGATCGAATAA
- a CDS encoding BCCT family transporter translates to MKPKQKPFLQNLDLVTTILPFGCIALLCCLFMLFPEGSANILASIRFFLGDELGSYYLLMGLGAVICSLYMAFSRFGSIKLGDMEKPQYTAFQWGSMMFTSGLAADILFYSLCEWMLYADEPHIAQMGTVQDWASVYPLFHWGPIPWSFYIILAVSFGFMIHVRKRNKQKYSEACRPLLGKKVDGVIGKLIDLTAVFALLAGTATTFSLATPLLSMALSRVLGIAETPLLTIAILVIICIVYTMAVYFGMQGVARLAASCIYLFFVLLAYFLFLGGQTRYIIETGISAVGTLAQNFISLATWTDALRTSSFPQNWTIFYWAYWMVWCVATPFFIGTISKGRTIRQTVLGGYFFGLAGTFTSFIILGNYGLGLQTHGILDLMGLYRESQDLYQTIIAIFETMPMAKIGLILLAVTMIAFYATTFDALTMVASSYSYRSLDADKEPDKKVKLFWAVTLMLFPIALIFSENSMSSLQSVSIVAAFPIGFIILMIVWSFFKDADSYLKEKTTN, encoded by the coding sequence ATGAAACCGAAACAGAAACCATTTTTACAAAATCTTGACCTGGTCACTACCATACTGCCTTTTGGATGCATTGCATTGTTATGCTGTCTTTTTATGTTATTTCCGGAAGGCTCTGCAAACATTCTGGCATCTATCCGTTTTTTCCTTGGAGATGAGCTTGGAAGCTATTACCTGTTAATGGGTCTGGGAGCTGTGATCTGTTCTCTTTATATGGCATTTTCCCGTTTTGGCTCTATTAAACTGGGCGACATGGAAAAACCCCAGTATACCGCTTTTCAGTGGGGTTCCATGATGTTTACCTCAGGACTTGCTGCAGATATCCTTTTTTATTCTCTCTGTGAATGGATGCTTTATGCAGATGAACCTCATATTGCCCAAATGGGGACTGTCCAGGACTGGGCTTCTGTATATCCACTGTTCCACTGGGGTCCTATTCCCTGGAGCTTTTACATTATCCTGGCAGTTTCTTTTGGCTTCATGATCCACGTACGCAAAAGAAATAAACAGAAATATTCCGAAGCCTGCCGCCCTCTTCTTGGAAAGAAGGTAGATGGAGTCATCGGCAAGCTGATCGATCTGACTGCTGTTTTTGCTCTGTTAGCTGGAACTGCTACTACCTTTTCACTGGCTACGCCTCTTTTATCTATGGCTTTAAGCCGGGTTTTAGGAATTGCTGAAACACCTCTTCTTACCATTGCTATTTTAGTTATTATCTGTATTGTATACACAATGGCTGTCTATTTCGGTATGCAGGGGGTTGCAAGACTGGCTGCTTCCTGTATTTACCTGTTTTTCGTGCTGTTAGCTTATTTCCTGTTTTTAGGCGGCCAGACACGTTATATCATTGAAACAGGTATCAGTGCTGTGGGAACTCTGGCCCAGAATTTTATCTCCCTTGCAACATGGACTGATGCACTGCGCACCTCTTCCTTCCCCCAGAACTGGACGATCTTTTACTGGGCTTACTGGATGGTATGGTGTGTGGCTACTCCGTTTTTTATCGGAACCATCAGTAAGGGACGAACCATCCGTCAGACTGTTTTAGGAGGCTATTTCTTTGGCCTTGCAGGAACCTTTACTTCTTTTATCATACTTGGAAATTATGGACTTGGACTGCAGACTCACGGTATCTTGGATCTGATGGGATTATACCGGGAAAGCCAGGATCTGTACCAGACCATCATCGCTATTTTTGAAACAATGCCAATGGCTAAGATAGGGCTGATCCTTCTGGCGGTTACTATGATCGCTTTTTACGCTACTACTTTTGATGCCCTTACCATGGTAGCAAGCTCCTATTCTTACCGTTCTCTGGATGCAGATAAAGAGCCGGATAAGAAGGTGAAACTGTTCTGGGCCGTTACTTTGATGCTTTTCCCTATTGCACTGATCTTTTCGGAAAACTCTATGAGCAGCCTCCAGTCAGTATCTATTGTAGCTGCTTTTCCTATTGGCTTTATCATCCTGATGATCGTATGGAGCTTTTTTAAGGATGCAGATTCCTATCTGAAAGAAAAAACTACAAATTAG
- a CDS encoding HPr family phosphocarrier protein produces the protein MVTRSLDVRKKALTPIPISYLIQTANRFDCDIFVTNDQKTANLKQYDELKNLSLCGFLTICFKGRDETEADNCIRKILWQDEYLQQR, from the coding sequence ATGGTAACCAGAAGTTTGGACGTAAGAAAAAAAGCTTTGACCCCAATACCGATCTCGTATCTGATCCAGACAGCCAACCGTTTTGATTGTGACATTTTCGTAACCAATGACCAAAAAACAGCAAACTTAAAGCAATATGATGAATTAAAAAATCTAAGCTTATGTGGTTTTCTGACCATTTGTTTCAAGGGGAGAGATGAGACAGAAGCAGATAATTGCATAAGAAAGATTTTATGGCAGGATGAATATCTGCAGCAAAGATAA
- a CDS encoding TolC family protein, protein MKTNHLRSVTAATMALLLAASVPFQTFAAEENPAGSYCADQQRLADNQLDYDEIGARVKEYYGPIKSAYAMARGMKEDQGQIAVNSRTTADDLLSQAKAAEDLAKEQSGMEQMISKATARALRKSVNQLRTTANSLDRSLERKSSSEKQIDRQANSLILNVEMMLNQYQQLLSQRTIAAKGVELATAAKQLQDTMQAQGMAVDADVLSAASSLSTSQSQLNQLDAGIEQIRKMLCSFTGYDEAANPVFGEVPSADPSYIATVNVTEDKEKAVNNNYNLISLRSQTGGGMTDLQIRTSKTTTQTANKLRNVEYSEENVRSNIQALYDEMEEKNASYTAAKTAYESGQIAWQAAQIQKANGMLSNIQYMQQELAWLQAQSGYKCADLALQQALQNYKWAVAGVSVSADTQ, encoded by the coding sequence ATGAAAACAAATCATTTAAGATCCGTGACAGCCGCCACGATGGCCCTTCTTCTGGCAGCGTCCGTTCCATTCCAGACATTTGCAGCAGAAGAAAATCCGGCAGGCAGCTATTGTGCTGATCAGCAGCGTCTTGCTGATAACCAGTTAGACTATGACGAAATAGGCGCTAGAGTAAAAGAATACTACGGTCCTATAAAAAGTGCCTATGCTATGGCAAGAGGAATGAAGGAAGACCAGGGCCAGATCGCAGTCAATTCAAGGACCACCGCCGATGACCTGCTCTCCCAGGCAAAAGCAGCCGAAGATCTGGCAAAAGAACAAAGCGGCATGGAGCAGATGATATCCAAGGCAACTGCAAGAGCTTTGAGAAAATCGGTCAATCAGCTGCGTACTACAGCAAACAGCCTGGACCGTTCCCTGGAACGTAAATCTTCTTCTGAAAAACAGATCGACCGTCAGGCAAACAGCCTGATCCTTAATGTAGAAATGATGTTAAACCAGTATCAGCAGCTTTTATCCCAGCGTACCATTGCAGCAAAAGGTGTAGAACTGGCCACAGCAGCAAAACAGCTTCAGGACACCATGCAGGCACAGGGAATGGCAGTAGATGCAGATGTACTTTCGGCTGCATCCAGTCTTTCCACCAGCCAGTCCCAGTTAAACCAGCTGGATGCAGGAATCGAGCAGATCCGTAAGATGCTCTGTTCCTTTACAGGTTACGATGAAGCAGCTAACCCGGTATTCGGTGAAGTCCCGTCAGCAGATCCATCTTACATTGCCACAGTGAATGTTACAGAGGATAAAGAAAAAGCAGTAAACAATAACTACAATCTGATCAGTCTCAGAAGCCAGACCGGCGGCGGAATGACAGATCTGCAGATCCGTACCTCAAAGACTACCACACAGACTGCAAATAAACTGCGAAATGTAGAATATTCCGAAGAAAATGTCCGATCCAACATTCAGGCACTGTATGACGAAATGGAAGAAAAGAACGCTTCCTATACCGCAGCAAAGACAGCTTACGAAAGCGGCCAGATCGCATGGCAGGCAGCACAGATCCAGAAAGCAAATGGTATGTTAAGCAATATCCAGTACATGCAGCAGGAATTAGCATGGCTGCAGGCACAGTCCGGATATAAATGTGCAGATCTGGCTCTCCAGCAGGCTCTCCAGAACTATAAATGGGCAGTAGCAGGTGTTTCCGTATCAGCAGATACCCAGTAA